One region of Cottoperca gobio chromosome 19, fCotGob3.1, whole genome shotgun sequence genomic DNA includes:
- the LOC115024726 gene encoding uncharacterized protein LOC115024726, translating into MGAKAAGSVFWAVFLVLLPVAVKLSSPTCVSYRIRNTCGLKGSSVEFPCSFPNDTQVISISGWNKRLHPNRKLVPLKQTRAYLFRKNFLERGNNDCTLKLTDIKKTDTSSFHFVYHFRNVKGATVTCGGAPGVRLEVFESPVKLLVDKFVRRKDHTVIESQKVVLTCVPTCATNLNSNPGYIWYKNTLQLNGSRANSPSLSLDPISIEDTGSYVCAMIGYKDLPSSPVNLTVQRRPVNMLLPAIHDDGSKKDCVQTQNSTDQIFNNYLTPKSKSMFTFSVTCIVSVCMGWVIVIIVVILVRAKKKKNEKNRRCSGSVPGPPDPNSDSYMALDIESMSAEYGTLSTVRRCSAADPVYENLQHNPLR; encoded by the exons ATGGGTGCGAAGGCAGCAGGAAGTGTGTTTTGGGCCGTCTTTCTGGTGCTGCTTCCTGTGGCAG ttaaaCTATCATCACCCACGTGTGTGTCCTACAGAATCAGAAACACATGTGGCTTAAAGGGCTCATCCGTAGAGTTTCCCTGCTCCTTCCCCAATGATACTCAAGTCATCTCAATTTCAGGATGGAACAAAAGATTGCACCCTAACAGGAAACTTGTACCCTTGAAACAGACGCGAGCTTATTTGTTTCGAAAGAACTTCCTCGAACGTGGAAACAATGACTGCACGTTGAAACTGACAGACATAAAAAAGACTGACACATCCAGTTTCCATTTCGTGTAccattttagaaatgttaaaGGTGCGACGGTGACATGTGGAGGCGCCCCTGGTGTGAGGCTTGAGGTCTTTGAGTCTCCTGTGAAACTCCTGGTGGACAAGTTTGTTAGGAGAAAGGATCATACAGTGATAGAGAGTCAGAAGGTAGTGCTGACTTGTGTCCCCACCTGTGCTACCAATCTGAACTCCAACCCAGGCTACATCTGGTACAAGAACACACTGCAATTAAATGGCAGCAGAGCAAACTCACCTTCTCTGTCTTTGGACCCAATCAGTATTGAGGATACGGGCAGTTATGTCTGCGCCATGATTGGCTACAAAGACCTCCCCTCGTCTCCTGTCAATCTCACCGTCCAGAGAAGACCCGTAAACATGTTGTTGCCTGCAATCCACGACGATGGATCAAAGAAGGACTGCGTACAGACTCAGAACTCCACAGACCAAATCTTCAATAACTACCTGACACCCAAAAGCAAAAGCATGTTTACGTTCTCGGTAACGTGTATAGTCAGTGTTTGCATGGGATGGGTAATTGTAATAATTGTGGTTATACTAGTCagagcaaagaagaagaagaacgagaAGAACAGAAGGTGTTCTGGTTCAGTCCCTGGGCCTCCCGACCCCAACAGCGACTCCTACATGGCACTGGATATTGAATCCATGTCTGCTGAATATGGCACACTGAGCACAGTGCGACGCTGCTCGGCTGCTGATCCTGTTTATGAGAACTTACAACATAACCCcctgagatga